TCTTTGAGACGTATTAACCGGGGCATCAATCAACCCGGACGTTGATTGACCGAATAAGTGATTCACCGCGCAAGTGATTAAACGATGTTCTGATTGACTGTTTTGCCGAGCCTGTAAGGTTTCAGCTCTCGACACAAAAAGTGAATATCCACTGCCATTCCTTTTTGTTTTTGCCACACTCATTGCGAGTGTGGCATTTTTATTGGCGCTAACTTCTGTGCCTGACGGGGTCGTCACGATAAACAGGACACGCCAATCGATGGCCAGCGGGCAGCATCCGCAAAGCGCTACCCACCAACGACTTATTACAGGTATTCACACAAGTAAGCGGTAGTGGTTGCCACTTTTACATCAAACGATGAATCACCTTCAACATCGAACGCCTCGCCTGCGTTAAAGGTCTGCCAGTCTTCATCCGTGGGACGTTTAATCGTCAGCGCACCGCTCACAACTGTCATACGTTCCGGCGCACCTGTGCCGAACGTGTACTCACCGACAGACATCACACCCACACTGATGGTGTTGGATTCCTGCTCAAAAGCCAGAGATTTTACATTCCCGTCGAAATAGGTGTTTTCCTTAATCATTTTTTTTCCTTGTCAAAGTGTATTCATCACTAACCTGTGTTAGCTGACTGTTTTTAACCTAAGTTTGACCATTACACAAGATGTAAACCATGCTTTATAACAGTCGGCTGCCATCACTACAGCGTAAAACAGGCTAGGCCAGATACGTCACCTAAGATGTGCAGGTAAGTTAACCCAGGGTATTAAGCCGTTACGGCATACCATAGCGGACAATTTGGAATAAGGATCAAGCTTTGATGTGAGGAATTTGCGCTGCAACAGACGCTCAGACACTCTATCTCACATTGAATTTAAGGATATTTCTTCAAACAGAGTCAACACGGGAGTAAACAGCGTGGCGGCAGGTAATCAAGGAAATCGAGCGGAAAGCAGCCCTGCCGGGTCGCGCTTTGGCAGTATAGCCACCAAAGCAGTTTTCTGGCTCACGCTGTGTGCCATGGCGGGTGGATTCGCCGCTCTGATCCTGGT
This Vibrio ostreae DNA region includes the following protein-coding sequences:
- the ppnP gene encoding pyrimidine/purine nucleoside phosphorylase, which encodes MIKENTYFDGNVKSLAFEQESNTISVGVMSVGEYTFGTGAPERMTVVSGALTIKRPTDEDWQTFNAGEAFDVEGDSSFDVKVATTTAYLCEYL